A single window of Carassius auratus strain Wakin chromosome 9, ASM336829v1, whole genome shotgun sequence DNA harbors:
- the LOC113108441 gene encoding dnaJ homolog subfamily B member 11 produces the protein MAVRGMKLSSVCFLLLYLILAVLAGRDFYKILGVSRSASVKDIKKAYRKLALQLHPDRNQDDPNAQDKFADLGAAYEVLSDEEKRKQYDTYGEEGLKEGHHSSHGDIFSSFFGDFGFMFGGNRQPAGRDIPRGNDIVLDLDVTLEEVYSGNFVEVVRNKPVAKEAPGKRKCNCRQEMRTTQLGPGRFQMTQEVVCDECPNIKLVNEERTLEVEIEQGVRDEMEYPFIGEGEPHIDGEPGDLRFRIKVLKHPVFERRGDDLYTNVTISLVEALVGFEMDITHLDGHKVHIERDKITKPGARIWKKGEGLPNFDNNNIRGSLIVTFDVDFPKEQLDDQQKDGIRQLLKQAPSQKVYNGLQGY, from the exons ATGGCTGTTAGAGGAATGAAATTATCGAGTGTTTGTTTTCTACTTTTATATCTGATATTGGCAGTACTGGCCGG GAGGGATTTCTACAAAATTCTGGGGGTTAGTAGATCAGCATCAGTTAAAGACATTAAGAAAGCCTACAGAAAGCTGGCACTGCAGCTTCATCCAGACAGAAACCAAGATGACCCAAATGCCCAAGACAAATTTGCAGACCTCGGAGCTGCTTACGAG GTGCTCTCAGATGAGGAGAAAAGGAAACAGTATGATACATATGGAGAAGAGGGTTTGAAAGAAGGCCATCACAGTTCACACGGTGATATATTCTCCAG tttCTTTGGCGACTTTGGATTTATGTTCGGTGGAAACAGGCAGCCGGCCGGCCGGGATATTCCTAGGGGTAATGATATAGTACTGGACCTTGACGTAACCCTAGAAGAGGTGTATTCTGGGAATTTTGTAGAG GTGGTACGAAACAAACCTGTAGCAAAAGAAGCCCCAGGCAAAAGAAAATGCAACTGCCGACAGGAAATGAGAACCACACAGCTAGGACCAGGTCGCTTCCAGATGACACAGGAAGTAGTCTGTGATGAATGCCCTAATATCAA GCTTGTGAATGAAGAGAGAACACTAGAGGTGGAGATCGAGCAGGGTGTGAGAGATGAGATGGAATACCCTTTCATTGGGGAAG GTGAACCTCACATTGATGGTGAGCCTGGAGATCTGCGTTTCCGCATTAAAGTTTTAAA GCACCCAGTGTTTGAGCGCAGAGGTGACGACCTCTATACAAACGTCACCATCTCTCTGGTAGAGGCTCTGGTCGGATTTGAGATGGACATCACTCATTTAGATGGTCACAAG GTACACATTGAGAGAGATAAAATCACTAAGCCAGGAGCTCGTATTTGGAAGAAGGGTGAGGGATTACCAAATTTTGACAACAACAATATCCGTGGGTCGCTTATAGTCACCTTTGATGTCGATTTCCCAAAGGAGCAGCTTGATGACCAGCAGAAAGATG GTATAAGGCAACTTCTGAAACAGGCACCATCTCAGAAGGTTTATAATGGACTGCAGGGATACTGA